The following is a genomic window from Desulfofarcimen acetoxidans DSM 771.
AAAACTATTTCATCTCCTACAATTAAGAACTAGACCCTTATTTGCTTAATTTTAATACTAATTTAGCAAGATGGTTTTTCATTTGGTCAAAATTTAGAGTAACCACATCTTTCCTGGCTAATATAACAAAATCATAACCAACAGGAAAAATATCATTATTTAATCGACAAATCTCCTTTAATAATCTGCGAATTCTGTTTCTCAGAACAGCCTTACCAATCTTTTTTCCAACTGAGAAACCAAACCTGCTGTTGTTTAATGAATTTGTTATTGCGAATATTACAAAAAATCTATTGGCAACAGATCTACCCGTCACATAGACTTTTTTATATTCAGAATTTTTTCTTAAAGTAATAAAATTGGCCATTTATAATTATACTTCACCAATCCCAAAAAATAGCATATCCAATACCATTTTATGATATTCAAAATAATAAAATTAGGAAAGGCCACTAAAAAGCGGCCTTAAGCAGACAATCTTTTCCTTCCCTTAAGTCGTCTATTTTTTAACACGTTTCTACCTGATTTAGTAGACATACGGCTAAGGAAACCGTGTACCTTACTGCGTTTACTTTTATTAGGCTGATAAGTTCTTTTCATTTAAGCACCTCCTT
Proteins encoded in this region:
- the rnpA gene encoding ribonuclease P protein component, encoding MANFITLRKNSEYKKVYVTGRSVANRFFVIFAITNSLNNSRFGFSVGKKIGKAVLRNRIRRLLKEICRLNNDIFPVGYDFVILARKDVVTLNFDQMKNHLAKLVLKLSK
- the rpmH gene encoding 50S ribosomal protein L34, whose amino-acid sequence is MKRTYQPNKSKRSKVHGFLSRMSTKSGRNVLKNRRLKGRKRLSA